From Camelina sativa cultivar DH55 chromosome 7, Cs, whole genome shotgun sequence, one genomic window encodes:
- the LOC104704819 gene encoding uncharacterized protein LOC104704819, giving the protein MRKAQDRQKKYADRKRREVEFEVGDMVYLKVAPQKGKDRFGKVGKLAVRFIGPYRIEKRVGEVAYRLSMPEVMRLHKVFHVSQLRKHVPDPSMIVVEPIKELEPNLTYPKGPFGIGQRRTRKLKNRNIPQIQVFWGTQNRKVTTWEDEDRIRAKYPQLFVEEDEAGPSEPYGIRDEFY; this is encoded by the coding sequence ATGAGGAAAGCGCAGGATCGCCAGAAGAAGTACGCAGACCGTAAAAGGCGAGAAGTGGAATTTGAAGTTGGAGACATGGTGTATTTGAAAGTTGCACCGCAAAAAGGGAAGGATCGTTTTGGTAAAGTGGGAAAGCTTGCGGTAAGGTTTATCGGACCCTACCGAATCGAGAAAAGAGTTGGAGAAGTAGCCTACCGGCTATCTATGCCCGAGGTAATGCGATTGCATAAAGTCTTCCACGTTTCACAACTACGGAAGCATGTACCAGATCCTAGCATGATTGTGGTTGAGCCTATCAAAGAATTGGAGCCAAATCTCACATACCCCAAAGGACCATTTGGAATAGGGCAAAGGAGAACCCGGAAGTTGAAAAACAGAAACATCCCTCAAATCCAAGTATTTTGGGGAACGCAGAATCGTAAGGTCACCACTTGGGAAGATGAAGATAGAATTCGCGCCAAGTATCCTCAGCTGTTCGTCGAAGAAGATGAGGCAGGACCATCGGAACCTTATGGAATTCGGGACGAATTCTATtaa